A window of the Hemitrygon akajei chromosome 22, sHemAka1.3, whole genome shotgun sequence genome harbors these coding sequences:
- the LOC140714878 gene encoding general transcription factor II-I repeat domain-containing protein 2-like: MAERKVDFENRGFQGRWEAEYMFADIKGKPVCLVCGDGVAVIKEYNVRRHYETKHHDKYKHLDKKQKFQKVEELKRSLVSQQAMFTKAKTQSEAAVKASFIVAAEIAKSARPFTEGEFVKNCMMKVCDIVCPDKRQAFSNVSLSRNTVADRVRELATNLQQQLVGKRRDFIAYSLAVDESRDTSDTAQLSIFIRGVDSSLCVTEELLGLRSMHGTTTGKDLFEEVSRCVNIMRLPWDKLVGLTTDGAPAMCGQKSGLVGRSREKMREENGAGELTAYHCIIHQESLCGKALKMEHIMSTITRAVNFIRAKGLNHRKFKSFLEELGSEYNDLPYHTEVRWLSQGKVLKRCFELREEICQFMESKGKDTTELRDKKLLCEMVFLCDITSHLNALNLQLQGRGRVITDMYAAVKAFKTKLRLWEMQMQQENLSHFPCCQTMKEQVSTAVFPRAKFAEKLSILGADFTRRFADFEAQKSRFELLSNPFAADVESAPTNIQMELIELQCSDTLKAKYDSVGAAQFLRFIPDTMPQLRTQAAQMLSMFGSTYLCEQLFSLMKINKTSDRSRLSDEHLHSILRISSAQSLTPNIDELASKMRCQVSGLD, encoded by the coding sequence ATGGCTGAACGAAAGGTGGACTTTGAAAACAGGGGTTTTCAAGGCAGGTGGGAGGCAGAGTATATGTTCGCAGATATAAAGGGCAAACCTGTTTGTCTTGTGTGTGGAGACGGTGTGGCTGTAATTAAAGAATATAATGTAAGACGACACTATGAAACGAAACACCATGACAAATACAAGCATCTGGACAAGAAACAGAAGTtccagaaggtagaagagttgaaaagaagtctggtgtcacagcaggctatgttcacaaaagccaaaacacaaagtgaggctgctgtaaaggctagttttattgtggcagcagagatcGCTAAATCAGCCCGGCCCTTTACTGAGGGAGAATTTGTTAAAAACTGCATGATGAAAGTTTGCGACATCGTGTGCCCAGATAAAAGGCAAGCATTTTCAAATGTGAGCCTGAGCAGAAACACCGTTGCTGACCGTGTACGTGAGCTTGCCACCAATCTACAACAACAGCTGGTGGGGAAGAGAAGAGATTTCATCGCATATTCCCTTGCTGTGGATGAGAGCAGGGACACTTCTGATACTGCCCAATTGTCAATTTTCATTCGTGGAGTGGACTCAAGTCTATGTGTAACAGAGGAACTTTTGGGATTAAGATCAATGCATGGCACAACTACTGGAAAAGATCTCTTTGAAGAGGTATCCAGATGTGTAAATATAATGAGGCTGCCTTGGGATAAACTTGTGGGATTGACGACAGATGGAGCGCCCGCGATGTGCGGTCAAAAGAGTGGATTGGTGGGCAGGAGCCGGGAGAAGATGCGGGAGGAAAACGGCGCAGGTGAGCTGACAGcttatcactgcatcatacaccaggaATCGTTGTGTGGCAAAGCCTTGAAAATGGAACATATAATGAGCACCATAACACGAGCAGTTAACTTCATAAGAGCCAAAGGTTTGAATCACCGCAAGTTCAAGTCGTTTCTGGAGGAGTTGGGTTCAGAATATAATGATTTGCCCTATCACACAGAGGTGCGATGGTTAAGCCAAGGAAAAGTGCTGAAAAGATGTTTCGAGTTGCGTGAGgagatctgtcagttcatggaaagcaaagggaaagacacaacagagctccgggataaaaagttgctttgtgaaatggtgtttctgtgtgacatcacgagccatctcaatgcgctcaacctgcagcttcaggggcggggtcgtgtgatcacagacatgtacgctgcagtgaaggcttttaaaaccaagctgcgcctgtgggagatgcagatgcagcaagaaaacttgagccattttccttgttgccaaactatgaaagagcaggtttctaccgcagtgttcccacgggcaaagtttgctgaaaaacttagcatacttggtgccgacttcacacggcgatttgccgactttgaagctcaaaaaagcaggtttgaactgctcagtaatccatttgcagctgacgtggaaagcgcaccaaccaacatacaaatggagctgattgaactccaatgtagtgacacactcaaggcaaagtatgactcggtgggcgctgcacagtttctacgtttcattcccgacacaatgccccagctgcgtacccaagctgctcaaatgctctctatgtttggcagcacatacctgtgtgaacaactgttctctttgatgaagataaacaaaacatcagacaggagtcgtctttctgatgaacaccttcactcaattctgaggatttcctcagctcagagcctgactccaaacattgatgaacttgcatccaagatgagatgccaagtatctggcttagactag